The DNA sequence TTTCTATTTTTTTACTGATTTGTATATATAATGGCCCCCATACACTTGTGTGCAAATTTTAAAAGGTTTGGAGAAATTTCAAAATTTGAGGTTTTGTAATTTTTTTGGCGATTTGGCCCATATTTGGAGGGGTGCCTAAGTTggcaatttttttttatattttacaGGTTGCTGTTGTTTGATTGTGCATAGACTGTTGCTTGTTTGGTTGGTATACTGTAAAACAGGTGGGATGTGCCTTTCCAGAAGGAACATTTCAAAAAAACTTTCTGCTCTTTCTGCGGAAAATAAGCGCGAAAGGGTTAATGCCTTCCGCGGTTATTTTCCGCGGAAAGGACAGAAAGATTCTGGAAATTTTATCCCCTATTTTATGTGAAATCTGTAAAATAATGATGTATTTCAACTATAAGAACTGGATTATGCAATAAAATGTTGATTAGAATATCGTTTATTATGACTACCAAAATTTAAGAATTACTTGACTATAATGACTAGCATATGGTCATTTTGCCAACTTTGCATGTAAATTCTCATGCATGACAAGCATAAATATTACAAAATAAAGTTGCATTCTATTTCATATCACATTAAAAGAGTTGTGTTTCGACATAATAAGTTTTCAAGTAATGGATCAATGACAAATTAGAAATTACATAATTGTCGCAATTCAAATCCAAATAAGTGTTTAACTTGTCTAGTTTGACAAAATTACATCGAAATACAAAAAATACTTAAATAAAGGGAATTCTCGTATGAGCTACCCTAACTAACTAAATATCTCTAAAAAGTTAGTGAAGCCGCCCGATAGGCGGTGCGTTGAGACcccggggggggggggggggggcgtCGGCCCTGACAATGCATGTAACCCAATAGAGCACAACGCATCCTTCGCGGAGCACACCTTCAGTGACTTCTCTATGGGTCTCGTGATCATTCCATATTGTGACGGGAATGGTGCTTGACCCGTCGTAGAGAGTGAATTTGCACAATGGTGCACGCCTTCAAGCCCATGCGGTGGTATCGTCACCACGTAAGTGGGACACCCAACCCTTGACGTGATCAATGCGTACTTGGTCCCGGGTGGCACCCTCACGAGGCTTCAACTTACGAATGTCCGCGATCCTATCATAATTCACAATTTTACCGCCATCCCATTCGAACAATCTCCAAGGGTCATCGGGGGAGTCCTTACCCAAGTTCAAAAACGGGAGAAAATAAGGCGGCTCATTGCTCCAAACTCTTACAAACATGCAAGGAAAGGTTAACCAGTGGCATGCTTCGGCCCAAACCCTTAAACGGTATGCCTCTTCTTCTGGAGGGTACAACTCCGGGTCTTCTTTCTACACTAGGGGAGGTCCTTCATTTAACCGTGCTAGTTCCTCGCTCCATTCACGAGCGATTACATCCAACTCGCTAAATGTTGGTGACATACAATCCTCGAATTCGGAGTTCGAGTCCGAGAATGTGTTGCCAACGTGAGACACCGACTCGTCATCCGAAGTATTGGTCATTTCACCTACATATAACAAGAACAAATGCATGTTACCAAAATGAAGTGGAACTACTAAAATCAATATAAGTGTAAAGGAtgacaaaataatatataagagaTTGTTATATAAAGTTTGAATTACAATTGGCCACTTTGACTTTTCTCAATTCTTCTAATTTCACTAAACATTTTCAGGCATCATGTCCCTCAATGTTGCAATGTCCGCATTTCCTTTTTTTCTTTGCAAGTTCCTCAACGGGACTTTTAATTCGGTGCTCTTTTTTGTGTCCTTTGGTTTTCTAAACAACGGGGTCAAGAATAGTTTCATGTAACTTCTCTCCACTTTCTTGAGAAATTTTGGTATCAAATTCACTTCCAACACCTTCCACCCCATGAACGGGCATTTTCTCAATAATTTCGGTGTCTCGATTAATAACTCTCACGGCATACTCATAACGTTCCTTCGACGCCATGCAACTATGACTAAACCCCATAGTAAGTAAAGTCATGTGATTAAATCTTTTCGTTGGAGTCAAATCATGGGATGAGGCATCATCTCCGGGCATGTGATATGGCAAAACACCATCAACTCTGTTGGCATCCCTAGTCCACCTCCGTTTCACAAAATGTTCGGGTAATTCAGCAACACACCTCTTTGTCAACACAGCAATAATATGACGACACGGCATGCCCGAATGCTCAAATATTCTACAGATGCAAGAACCCCGAAATGACAACTTGTTGAAGGTAACGAGATAAGTGGTTCTCTTATACTCAACCATTAATGATCGATAACATTTATAGTACGTATCCTCCACATCTTCTAAGGAACAGTCTCTATCCTTCTCCACAGTATTTTGCGGCCTCAACCAATTGCTCTTGAAATTTTTTGAACATCTCTTTCGTATAAATGGAAGCGACATGTTGCTCCAAGGCGGTGTTCAGGCGCATGCAATGAATTTTATGATGTGTATTATAATCCTCTTCTTTCTCACGCATAAATTATCTTTCTAACGCTTTTTGTGCACGCTCAACAAATTCTTTCAACCCCGTGCAAGACCCTACATAAGCATCAAAAAAGGAATTCATTCCTTCGCTTCTTGAAGTTGTTTTTTGACCCGCGGAAAATATGGTACGTGTATAAGCATCAATCCACTTATGCTTCAATTTATACAAGCCTTGCAACCATGTATTATCCTCTAACTTGTACTTCAACATCAATGCTTTCCACCTATCCTCAAAAATTTCTTCGGTCAACGAGTGATATATGCAATTGTTGAAGTCACTTTTAAATTCCTCCTTTGCATAGTAGGTTGAGAGCTTCTCCGGAAATTTGTTACTAATGTGCCACGAACACAACAAATGTGTCGTGTTCGGTAGTTGAGATTGAATTGCCCCCGCCATCGCTTGATCTTGATCGGTGATAATAGCCAAATGTGCTTTTCCTTCAACGACCTCTAACCAAGTACCCAAAACCCACTCAAATGTAGTCTTCAATTCATCATGCATTAGTACAAAACCAAAGAGAACCGAAAACAGCATAGCATACCTATTTGTTCGATATGTTGTATCAAATGCAACCATATCACCAAAATTTTTGTAGGCCAACAACGACCAGAGGTCAACCCATAAAAGACACTTCAATCTTCCTTCTTCATCAATTAGAGTCCGAATAAAAAAATTTCCTCCACTTTCCTCTTATAACCTATGTAACAAATCCAATCCCGCTTGCGCATCATTCACACCCAAATTATCTTTTCTAAAATCTCGCACGATATTTCTCAAGTGTTGGGCATGAAACCCTACTTGCTCCTCTCCTCCATGCATTTTTCCAAATATATTCATTTGTTGTCTAGGCGCAATACCCGAAACATGTAAACTCTTAATTAAATTCTTTTGGGCGGCAGTTACATGTCGTTCCCTTTTAATCAAATTCATCTTAGAAGCGACACAACATCGTGATTGTGATTTAACTCCAACGATGTTATCTCCCAATGCCTTGTATTTTGCCTATTAATCACATAGATCCTAAACTTACATCCACTTCTAGGAAGTTTATCTCCACGCCTTTTCTTCTTCTCACTACCGACACTTCCTATCAAAACTTCTTCATCCTCTGCGGGTTCTTTATCGCGGTTTTCTCCCGCTAAATTACAAACATAAGTACAGGCATATATTGGTTTTTCCACATGCCTTTGTGTATTTTGGATTTTAATTGTAAACCCATTTTTCAAAGCATAGGCCCTAATTACATTTTCGGCGGCTACCAAATTAGGGAAATTTTGACTCAAGAAAGATATTATAATATTTTCTTCCCTAACAACACTCTTATCCATACTCTCACTACTCTCATGCACAAACTCACTATTTTCATggaaatcttcattttcaaatctatGTTCACTAACATAAACATCTTCATCACAATCATCAATAAGGTTAACATAATTTACATTATCATTACATAGGCAACGACCACTAATATCAACAACCTCACTATTTACAACATTATCATTTTTTCTCAAAGCTTTTCTACCTTGAAACCGAGCAAACATCTTATCCATAACTACAACAAGAAAAAACAAGAAATTGAGCTTACCAAATGTAATTAGTGAATAAGGATGAACAAAACCAAGAATTCCCCCAAATTTGCTCTCCAATTTGACAAATGCTGTACAAAAAGGAAAGTGTGATCGTTTTAGGGTTATAAACTGCAAGTACAGATGTTCCGCTAATATTATCTGCGGAAGGGAAATATGTTCTGTGGAAAAAAGCACGGAAAGGGTAGCATTCCGCGGAAAAAACCACGGATAGGCGAACTATTTTTTAATCCTGGCCGTTGGATGAACGGATAGTGTGTTGGTTAAGGGTCCCCTGACACATGATTTTCAGGGAACAGGACCCATATTGATCAGTCTTAGATACATTTCTGCACATGCACATTTAGGCAGAAGCTAACCTGAGAAATCCTTAGAGTTAATGTCCCTCATATTTCTATAAATTTCATATATTCGTGAAGCTGTGTAATGATTATGGTGTAGATAATATACACTTGAACATCATTAACTTTTTTGAATGTCAAGCCAATAAGATACGTTTCTTCAGAACCTACTATGTTAATTTCACATATTCGTGAAACTGTGTAATGATTATGGTGTAGATAATAAGATACTACCTCCGGTAGTATACGTTTACTATTTACACATACTTCGAGAtttctataaaatatagtttcataattttttttgttgaataaaattttaacataaaatttttattcagaatttttttaaaaaaacatagTAACATTATGCTTTAAAGGAGTATTGAAAAACGTGCAAAAAAATAATGTATAAAATTTAATGAGAAAGACGGAGTAATATTCTCAATATGCTTATAGACTATTTAAACACTAGAGACAAGCATACAAATCATTAATCTAAACACAGCCACTCATCTACATATTAACAAAGAACAACAAAGTTATTTTACAAGATGATGAAAAGAGAAAATAAATTTGGTTCCTTTACAAAACTGTATGCTTAGTTGCTTACCCCAATGGACATCCCTAGTGTAACAGAAAACAGTTATGATATGAGACTTGATAAGTTGACTTGCATAAGTTGCTTAAGACTGATAAGCTATATGGTATAGTGCAATAAATTGAACATCTTTTAAATTTGAGAGTGTCAAGCCAACAAATAAATCCATACCCTTAAGCAATAAGCAATAAGATCTGGCAGGTGGCTTACTGGAGTATATGCACAAAATTCCATGAAATCCAAAGGAAAACATAAAAGAATCAATTATCTGGTGTCACTCCATATTTGATGCATCTGATAATCTTTTTGAGCGGCAGATAGGTGCATCATGTGGATGGTATCAAGAACAGCCTCACCATCTTCTTTTCTTTTTCGTCATCACATCTCTTTTTTGTCGAATGGATTCGACAGTTGATGAGGCATGTGAACATGGTAGAAGTTGGAAGGGTTGCAACAATGGTATATGTTGGATCAAGGACTCAATAAAAAGGTTTCAGAGGATTTATTAATAACAATTAGAATGTATTTAGACATTAATGTCTAAAAGGCCACTTTGTAAGAAAGAAGCCATATTGGGATCtcctatatttatatttatagagcCACTATCTCATTTGTAAAGGTTAGAATTTTTAATAGAGAAAAGAGTTTCTTATTATTATTCAGATATTCCCTAAATTATTCATAtcatcatttggcgctagaaatAACTCTATCTGAATTCTAAAGAAAAACGCTTTCGGGTGAAGAAGATCTGCACGCAAAAAATGAGGCTCCACCAAAGATATCATCAGCCGTGATTGCGACTGTTCCTAGAAAATCCGACGATCAAGGACCGTCGAAATAACCACCGTTGCATCCAAAATGCTTGTTTCCCCCGGATCCGCCGAGTCAACACCCTGACTCGACGGACATGGATGATTTGCCGAAGAAGTGCAAGTTTCAACCAGATCAGAGGCAAAGGGTGAACACGGCGAGAGGGAAACAAGTACTTTCCAGCGACATGCGCTTGCACCTTGAAAAGATCGAGCATTTGAAGATGCAATAAGAGGAGGCCCTCAACGGTGAAGACTGCTCCGATGAGAAGCTTCAGCTTTTGGTGAAAGAAGCTCGCATTCGGAAAGCCAAGTTAGAGCTCCACAACACATCGATAGCAAACCAAGGGATGGGGGAGCGGAGTTTTGAGGACGACAATAATGCGGATTATGAATATGAGCCCTCTGCGGAGTCGACACACTCCAAATCACGAGATCGTCGACAAGGAACAGTTTCCTCTAAAGACATCTCGCAAAAGACGGAATCCACAGACACAATCTCTCACGAAGAATTTGTGAAAATGCAGGAAGACATGCGCAACTTAATGCGCTCCTAATCGGGCTTCGAGACAGTGGTAAAGAGCCCCCTATCGCTCATACTCTAGAAATCTCGCATTGACAAGACATTAAAAACGCCATCATTCAACCATTTCGACGGTTCGTCCGATCCTCTAGAATTCTAAACATATTTGACAGTCGAATGACATTCTTCGGACACTCAGAGATCGCCTATTGCCAGTTTTTCTCCACGTGCTTACAAGGCACGACGCTCCGTTGGTACAATAATTTGCCTCCTCGTTCAATCGACTCTTGGTCTACTCTAAATGGCAAGTTCCAAGCTCGTTTCTCCAGCAATTATAAGGGCATAAAAGTCACAACATCCCCCTTAACTATGCACCAATGATCGAATGAAAGCCTCCGAAGTTTCTTAACTCGCTTCAGGGAAGAGATAGCGGAAATTCCAGATCTCTTAGAACAAATGGCCGTAAATTATTTAAAGTCGGGGATTGACAAATCTCGGCATGGTCTACTTCTTGAGGAAATTTGAGAAGCGACCAAAAACCCTACAAGCAGCATTTCAAATCATCGAACATCGCACGATGCTTCAAGAATCCGTGAGTTATATCTAGTCGCCACGACACTCTTTGAGATACGAGCGTTATCGCAGCTACAGCCCAAGATCACCACAAAGGGAATGGCGACACGACAACTGCCAGTCCCTAATAAGCAGAGCAGTTAATTACCCGATGAGGGACAAAAAGGAGATAGATTGGCAACCGCGCCCTTGCCCAAACAAAGAGTTTACCAAACTTAACGCCGATAAGTCAACAATCTTAGCCGTGCTAAAAATAGAGCCAGACTATCGCCCACCGAGGCCAATGAAACCTGGTCGACCTCCGAGCTTAAGGTACTGTGACTATCATGAAGATACAGGCCACACGATCGAACAATATTTCCAATTAAGCTATCTCATCGAGAGAAAAATTTGTCAAGGACAATTAGTCCATTGCGTTGAACACGAAGGCACACATCGCCAAGATCGGATACATGAGGAGGATAGGTGATCGATGTAATATTCAGAGGTATAGTAGCTGGGGGAGCATCAACAACTCCCGTAATATATATACACGCGAGGTGCTCAACATTAACCCCTCTCCGGTGAAACGCCCCCGTGTAAACCCTTCCCCAATTATATCATTTTTTATGACGATTACTATCTAGAAATCATCGAGGTCATCAAGATGCTCTCGTGATAATAACTCGTGTGGGAAATAGCACTGTCAAGAAGATGATAATGGGAGTTATGTAGACATCTTGTATCACCAAGCCTTTGCACACATGGATATCGAAGATTGCAAACTCAAAAATTCTCGCACCCCACTATACGGGTTCACCGGTAATGAAGTTCACGTGGTAGGTACCGTTGACATGACAATATTATTTGGTTCTCCTCTATGTCAAATTTGGAAGGTAGTAAAGTTCCACGTGGTTAGCTCCTCTTCCAGTTTTAATGCCATCCTAGGCAGGACAATAATCACCGCCTTAAAGGCAATCACATCTATCACTCACTTGAAAATGAAATTCCCACGGAGTTTGGCATTGGGGAAGGTATTGGAGATCAGGCTGTGGCCCGCCAATGTTACTTAACTACCGTCGCACCAAGAGCTAAACAAGTTAATGAGCTGGAAGTTAATCAAATCCTCGACATCGACCCTAGAGAGATGATCGACATTCCCGTACGTAACTTATGCTCACCAGTTGATGAAACGGAGGAGATTGAGGTCGTGCAAGGAGTTGCCTAGGAAAATATTTGACCGACCCTATTAAGCTTGAAATAATGAACCTTATTCGTAAATTCACAGATATTTTTGCATGGGATCCTAAAGAAATGTCGGATATTCCTGAGACTGTAGCTCGACACTCGTTGCATATTAGCAAAGACCTAAATTCAGTAAGGCAGAAGCGCCACATATTCTCTGAAGAAAAAAGGCAGCTATCGATCAAGAGCTAGATAGACTCCTTGCAGCCGGCTTCATCGCACCTGTCAAGTTTCCCACATGGATTTATAATATCGTCCTGGTCAAGAAAAGCAATCGCAAGTGGCGAATGTGCATTTACTACTCTGATGTAAATTGAGCATGCCGGAAGGTCTTTTATCCTCTTCCAAATATTGATCAACTCATAGACGCTACATCAGGAAATGAACTCTTGTCATTTATGGACGCTTTCTCGGGATACAACTAAATAAAAATGGGAAACCAAGATTGGGAACAGACTGCTTTCATCAATTACCGAGGCATTCTTGGATATCGAGTCATGCCATTTGGTCTCATTTATGCCGGCGCCATATTTCAACAAACTATGGATATTATTTTCGGGGCCCAGATAGGGTGAAACATGTTAATCCATGTCGATGATATGATCTCCTAGTCAAAAAAGGCCTCAGACCACATGAACGACCTCCGTGAAACCTTTAAAAATGCGAGATCACACAACATGGGATTAAATCCGACCAACTGTTCCTTCGGCCTCACGGCGGGAAAGTTCCTGGGGTTTCTTGTTACCCGACGGGGGATAGAGGCCAATCCATCCCAAATAAAGAAGATTCTTGAAATGTAGGACCTAAAATCCGTAAAaaatatgcaacaattgacaggATGTATCGCAGCCCTGAGACGCTTCATTCCCCAATCATCGAAGATGTGTCTCCCATTCTTCTTGATAATAAAACAAGCTTCAAAATCATCGATGTTTGAGTGGAATAATGAATGTAGAAACAGCTTCTCCGAGCTAAAAACCTTTCTCACCAATCCTCCAATTCTCACAAGGCCTCAGCAAGGTGAGCCTCGAAGGGTCTACCTATCGGCTATCGATGAAACTATAGCATCTGTTCTGGTACGACTGGTGGAGGGCAAAGAAACTATGATATAGTACATCAACCACTCATTACGCGATGCTGAAATAATGTACCCACATGTGGAGAAACTCCTCTATGCCATGATCATTGCAATTCGAAAGCTTCGCCATTACTTTCAAGCAAGGGAGATACATGTCCAGACAAACCATCCGCTCAAGAGGATCCTGTATAAACCTGATATGACTGGTAGACTCGCTGCGTGGAAAATCGAGCTTAGCCAATATTTCATCGAATATAAATCACAGACATCGATAAAAGCCCAAGCACTGTCGTATTTCATCACCGAATGCCACTTTACTATCAAGCAATAAATCCTAACAATAAAACATCGAGGGTGTGGCTGTTATTTGTCGATGGTTCATCTACACCTAACTCGGGCGGGGCGAGTATAATCTTGATCAGCCCGAAGTTTTAAGGTTCAAGAAGCtcttaaattcaaatttaaagtcacaaataatgtggcagaatatgaggcgcTCAATGCTGGCTTAAAACTAGCAATAGAACCTGAGGCAAAGATCATAGATATACGTGGTGATTCTCAGCTTGTAGCCAAACAAGTAAATGGAGAATTCAAGACTCATAATGATAAGGTGGCATTATACCTTTGCCCGAGCTCAAGAAATACAACATAACTTCTCTTACCAGAAGATATCGAATATCGACAGAATCGAAATTCAGTGGGCTGACTCCTTGCCGAAGCTTACCTCTTTAGAGCTTCCTAGCAACCCCAATCCAATATACATCGAGGAGCTTCCATGCCCTTCGATAGACGTAGAGTCGATGAGTGAGATTTAGAGTTGCACGGACTGGCAAAAACCCTTCATAAAATACATCCTGGATAACAAGCTGCCGGAATCGAAAGCTGAAGCCCGATCTATCATGTTTAAGGTAAGAAATTATTGTGTAAAGGGAGTAAATCTGTTCCTTCGGGCATTGACATAACCCCTACTCCGGTGCATCGGCCCCGATGAAGCCTAATTAGCAATCATCGAGGTTCACATAGGCATTTGCGGTGAACACCTGGGAGGTAAAAACCTGGCATTCAAGATCATGAGAAAGGGACTATTCTGGCCCACGATGCGTAAAGATTGCGAAGAATATGTCAAGAAATCCCGGGCAATCCAAGTGCACGGTAAAGTCAACCATCAACCCTCGTCTCAACTAACCTCGATCCTCGCCCCGTATCCCTTTTTAACGAGGGGTTGACATTGTGGGACCATTTCCAAAATCCAAGAACCAATGTAAGTATATCATGGCCACCATTGAATATACAATAAAATGGATGGAAGAGAAACCCCTAGAAAAAATCAGGAAAAAGGAAATGATCTAATTCTTCATGAAATACGTGGTGTTCCATTTCGGAATCCCTAGAATCCTTGTCTCTGACAATGGAACCCAATTTGTCAGAGCAAAGTTTGAGAAAGGATTGGAAGAGCTTAAAATTTAGCATATCAAGGCCTCTGTGGCTTACCCCCAGGCCAACAGACTAGTAGAGGTTTCCAACAGAGCAATCCTCCAATGGTTGAAAAAACCCATTGAAGAGATTCCACGTTGTTGGGTGGACGAACTTCCGAATATGTTATTGGCCTATAGGATGACTCCTCGCAGTGTGACTGGTGAGACTCTCTTCCAAATGGCATACGTTACTGATGATGTTCTCCCCGTCGAGGTAAGCCTAATCTTCCCTCGTGCTGAAGCCTTCAACCCTTCCCTGTCGGTCGAGGGTTTTAAGTTCCACAACGACTTACTAGAAGAAGCCAGGGAAGATTTGAGGCTTCAGATGATAGTGCAACAAGAAAAAACCGCCAAATATTTCAACAAAAAAGCGAAGTCCAAGGCACTCAAGATCAATGACCTCGTGCTTTGAGAGACTGTAGCCTCACAACCAATGATAACAGGAAAGATCAAGCCCTCGTGAGAAAGACCATACAAGAAAACCAAAGTTTTAAGCTCCTCCACCTACAAACTATCTTATCTCGATGGTTGACCCATTAAGAAGGCATTCATCTCAAAAACTTCTACCAGTAATTTTCCTTATTTTGTTTGAGTTGAAGTTTATAAAACATTATTTATCATCCTAAGAGCTACCCTTGATGCAATGAGGGTCGTTATGAGGCCCCCATCGAGGGTCTATTAAGTTATTTAAATGAAAGCTTTAATACTTAAACTCTACTCTGTCTCGCAGTAAAACAAATTAATATGAATTTTCACTGGATATCGATAAAATGATGTAGTCATAATTATCAATCCCCGCTACTTTGACACTACATCAAATTATGTTAAAAAAGAGTTTTTCAAACATGCTTCACAATAAATTTCAAAGGAAATTCAAATTCAGGAACATAATTACATTTACAGACTTCTCCAACTTAAAGGGTcaaagaagttatagaaagaaaTTGCTCCTCCGTAATAAGAAGTCCCCCCCATAGATATTAAAGACTTCGTCAAATACCCAAAAACAAAAGTTCCAGAAAATGTTTTTGCAACAAGTGATCAAAAGGTCAAAAAACCAACTTATCACCAAACAAACTAAAAACAACAAAGATAGAATTATTTCAGAACTTAAACTTGAGAATCACCAAGAAATGATGAACTTTCAAATGAATTATTTAAAGTACGCAATTACCAACCGATCATTCAGAAATAACATCAAAAAGTTCAAACTTAAAAACATTAAAATCATTATGGGGTATTCCCCGCCTTCAAACATCAGGATGAGCTGAAGGATCCAGAAGGGTCGCATGCT is a window from the Apium graveolens cultivar Ventura chromosome 1, ASM990537v1, whole genome shotgun sequence genome containing:
- the LOC141687413 gene encoding protein FAR1-RELATED SEQUENCE 5-like, translated to MNLIKRERHVTAAQKNLIKSLHVSGIAPRQQMNIFGKMHGGEEQVGFHAQHLRNIVRDFRKDNLGVNDAQAGLDLLHRYAMLFSVLFGFVLMHDELKTTFEWVLGTWLEVVEGKAHLAIITDQDQAMAGAIQSQLPNTTHLLCSWHISNKFPEKLSTYYAKEEFKSDFNNCIYHSLTEEIFEDRWKALMLKYKLEDNTWLQGLYKLKHKWIDAYTRTIFSAGQKTTSRSEGMNSFFDAYVGSCTGLKEFVERAQKALER